CTTAATTACAATACAAATTCATTCAGATAATATATATGTTATTACATATAATTTGTATGACCATTATATCAAAATACTATTTTTTTATCAATTTATTTTTCGTTTATTTATGTTTAGTGAGTAAAAAACTCATTATTAGCAATATTTTCAGATTAATTATCAAATAGAAAACATTATTTTATATTTCCAGATATTTAATTTATTTTTTTCTTTATACAATAATCACATTTTTTTACTATAATACTCGTCTTTTTATTATATAAATAACTTCATATATATATTTTTATTTGCAAAAAATAATAAATAACTTTTTATTAATTTTAGAAATTAATTTTTTTTCATTATATCTAATATACTTTAAAACACAGATATTTCGCGTTCTTTATAAAAGGCGAATATTATTTTTATATTTCACTTTGAATTCCATGCTTTTCCAATATAAAATATTTTATTAAGAAAAAAAAATCTTGTATTAGCAAACACTATTTGTTATAATAATTTTAATACGATATTCGCCTTTTATAAATAAAACGAATGTTATTTTAATATAATAAAATTATTGTCTGATATACTCAGACTTTTTATTTTGCAATATAAATTTTTAATTTTCTAACATGACATACTATTGTCATATTCAATTTTGTATACTTTATATATAAAATAAAACTAAGGAGGTAATGTATGGAAAAGCAATTTTGCCAAAGCTGCGGAATGCCTATGGATGCTCCCGAATTATTCGGAACTAACGCAGACGGCTCTAAAAATGAGGATTATTGTACTTATTGCTTTAAAGACGGTAAATTTACACAGGATATTACAATGGACAGAATGATCGAAGTCTGTCTTGAGCATATTGATGAATTCAATAAGGACAGCGAGAAAAAAGTTACTGTTGATGAAGCAAGAACAATGATGAAAGAATATTTTCCAACTTTGAAAAGATGGAAAAAATAATTGTTTTATGAAAACTATTTGTTTTTACTAAGGAGCTGCCACTTTTGGTGAAGCAGATAGTTTTCTTTTAATTTTTACACAGGAGGAAATTTATGAATACTGTTTTAATACTGCTTTCTGATAGCTTCGCAGACTGGGAAGCAGCTTATATATGCCCTGAGCTGAATAAACTCGAAGATTATGAAATAAAAACTGTTTCACTTACCAAAGATCCTGTTGCTACAATGGGCGGATTAAAAGTGATCCCTGATTATGACATTAGTAATATACCAAATGATATTAATATAAAACTTCTTATTATTCCCGGCGGTCTCAGCTGGCACAATACAGATTATGATAAATACTGCGATATAATAAAATACTGCCTTGAGAATAATATTCTTACAGCTGCTATCTGCAACGGCGTTACATTTCTTGCAAACCATGGTTTTCTGGATAACCGCAGACATACAGGAAATACAGTTGAGTACCTGAAACAGAATGCACCGGAATATAAAGGGGAAACTGAATATGTGGATTCACAGTCTTTTATTTTTGAAAATCTTATTACTGCCAACGGAAGTGCAGCTGTGGAATTTTCAAGAGATATTCTGCAAAAACTGGACATTTATTCACAGAAAGAAATCGACGAATGGTTTAAAATATTCAAAATAGGATACTTATAATTAAATTTATACTTATCCGAAACTGAGGGAAGGAAGATAACTATGAAAATAAATATAGGAAAATACCTGAAAGAAAATGTGGTTTATAATAAAGAAAAATATGATTTTCAATTTCCCGACATTACGCTGGACACTGATAAAATAAAAACTATTATGATTAACGAAGTCGTCCCTTCTGATCCTTATAATGATTTTTACGGGAAAAATGAAAATCCCGACTACCTTAGCACTGTCCTGCCCTTATTCCAAAAAGCCGGAGCTTCTGTAGACAACATAGATGACATTACTTCACTTGGAATTTATATTACTAATGCAGTAAAAATACCCAAAAATGAGTATACTATACCAAAGGATTTTATTACAGATTCTCTTCCGTTTTTGGAAGCAGAAACTGACCTTTTTCCAAATGTAGAAGTAATAATGCTTATGGGAGATGTAGCCAAAAAGGCTTTTAATATGATAAGTAAAAAAAGGACAAAAACTATTGCACTGCCGGCTGTTTCTACATATAAACTAAGAAACAGCGAGCTTTGGTATGGTAAAATAAGACTTTTCCCCTCTTACATAATGACAGGGAAAAATATTCTTATTGAAAAATCAAAATTCGAAATGGCATCAGAAGATATTAAAAATATGCTTAGCATAATCATGTGATTTTTTGGAAAAAGATATAAAAATAGGGATACAACAGTATTTTTATATCTTTTTTATTGCCTGAATATTTTCTAAAATTTTCCCCTGTTTTCTTTTTTATTCATAACATAATTTTCTAAATAAAACATGAACTTTCGGTAAAAAAAATAATATAAAAATAAATATTAAAAATAAATTACTGAATAAATTATATTACACCCCACTTCATTTATTCAACATTAATTTTACCATAAAAATAACAAACAAATGCAAGAATGATCACTCTATTTTGTGAAAAGAGATCACTTTTTCCTGTTTTTCAATATTTAAAATTAATATAATCGGCTGGACATTAATAAAAATTGGTGTTATATTAATATTAGTAAGAAGAAATAAAGTAAAATAAAAACTTATCTTAAATTTATCAAAATAATAAAATAATTTTTTTGTTTTTATTATAATTCTAAAGAAATTATAAACTTCCATTCGTTACTTTAATAAAAGACCTTTTCAAAAAAGTCTGGCGGAATACCTGTCACATTCATTTATTCTATCAAAATTTCCCTTTTTACCAAATATAATATCGTAATTTAAACATATATCTTTTTATAAATGTATTTTTTAATGTACTAAAAATAGAGGCTGCTCTGTATACAACACCAATCCGGTTTTAGATTTCCCTGTTTGATTTTCATAGTTTTTCATTCGGGGAAATCTCAAAATTATCTTTAACCTATCTGAAATAATTTCACATATATTTATCATATTTTCTAATTAATAAAATAACAAATGCAACATGGAGATTAGGAGGTGGTTCCCATTAATTCAAGACTGGGTAAATTCATTTGTAAATTGCCTTTTGAAGCAAAAGAAGAGTATATGAAAAATTATCTTGAAGAACTCCGCATCCTTGAGAGGGATATAAAGGAGCTTGATAATACCCGCTCTTACAAGATTTTGGTTAAAAAATTCAAGAGAAAATGCAGGCTTCTGGAACGCATTAATCTTATTAATTTTTCCAAATATGAACTTTTACTGATAAAGCACAATAATTTCATTTCACAGAAGAAAGAAATAATTTTGGATATTGCTTTTAATATTGACAGGCCGGATAATCTATTTTAGTTTGTGTATATATAATAATATTCAAGGAGGTATAATATGTTAGTTATTTCATATGATTTTGTGACTTTTGTGGATAATAAATACATTGTAAAAGCCATTTCACAGCTTTCAAGCGTAAATTTCATATATAATCTGGGCATAGGTGCCACA
This genomic interval from Sebaldella sp. S0638 contains the following:
- a CDS encoding zinc ribbon domain-containing protein produces the protein MEKQFCQSCGMPMDAPELFGTNADGSKNEDYCTYCFKDGKFTQDITMDRMIEVCLEHIDEFNKDSEKKVTVDEARTMMKEYFPTLKRWKK
- a CDS encoding uracil-DNA glycosylase family protein; the protein is MKINIGKYLKENVVYNKEKYDFQFPDITLDTDKIKTIMINEVVPSDPYNDFYGKNENPDYLSTVLPLFQKAGASVDNIDDITSLGIYITNAVKIPKNEYTIPKDFITDSLPFLEAETDLFPNVEVIMLMGDVAKKAFNMISKKRTKTIALPAVSTYKLRNSELWYGKIRLFPSYIMTGKNILIEKSKFEMASEDIKNMLSIIM
- a CDS encoding type 1 glutamine amidotransferase family protein; the protein is MNTVLILLSDSFADWEAAYICPELNKLEDYEIKTVSLTKDPVATMGGLKVIPDYDISNIPNDINIKLLIIPGGLSWHNTDYDKYCDIIKYCLENNILTAAICNGVTFLANHGFLDNRRHTGNTVEYLKQNAPEYKGETEYVDSQSFIFENLITANGSAAVEFSRDILQKLDIYSQKEIDEWFKIFKIGYL